A window of the Podospora bellae-mahoneyi strain CBS 112042 chromosome 6, whole genome shotgun sequence genome harbors these coding sequences:
- a CDS encoding hypothetical protein (antiSMASH:Cluster_1; EggNog:ENOG503PX77; COG:V) translates to MLSIPTLLRLSAIVGLIPSVAAAALSVNAQKVEDRAITPLTCLFFGDIVSPWWLNRCKQHLDMVVIDLRSAAEYAVSHIPGSISAPFEPISAWSQMGPGDLLLELPEYNDLAAFLGSIGVSNSPSATKIVLVNGVDPTSFSQAASPRVATTLRFAGLAEGRVAILDGGFPAWTRESLPVTTDVPVPVPRTFVSAPDRSFLVDINYVASKLHKNKQGIFILDGRDPDVYNGTRLEEWALKPGHIPSAKNLPTANIWNPDGSFKSTFELLALLRQQIGYGASRSYGEIIVSCGVGGFGSGLLFTLTRVLGFGDNVKFYDGSAQEWSRHFDMEI, encoded by the coding sequence ATGTTGTCGATTCCGACTCTCCTCCGGCTTTCGGCCATCGTCGGGCTCATCCCGTCCGTCGCGGCTGCGGCTCTCTCGGTCAATGCGCAAAAGGTGGAGGATCGCGCCATCACTCCGCTCACATGTCTCTTCTTTGGCGATATCGTGTCCCCCTGGTGGCTCAACAGGTGCAAGCAGCATCTCGACATGGTTGTCATCGATCTCCGGTCCGCGGCTGAGTATGCTGTGTCCCACATCCCTGGCAGCATCAGCGCCCCCTTTGAGCCCATCTCGGCGTGGTCTCAGATGGGGCCCGGTGATCTTCTTTTGGAACTTCCCGAGTACAATGATctcgccgccttcctcgGGTCGATCGGTGTGAGCAACTCACCATCCGCCACTAAaatcgtcctcgtcaacgGCGTCGACCcgacctccttctcccaggCCGCCTCGCCCCGCGTGGCCACCACTCTTAGGTTTGCTGGCCTGGCCGAGGGCCGAGTTGCCATCCTGGATGGTGGATTTCCCGCCTGGACAAGGGAATCCctccccgtcaccaccgaCGTTCCCGTTCCCGTCCCCCGCACGTTCGTCTCTGCTCCGGACAGAAGCTTCTTGGTCGACATCAACTACGTCGCCTCCAAGCTCCACAAGAACAAGCAGGGCATCTTCATTCTCGACGGCCGTGACCCGGATGTCTACAACGGCACcaggttggaggagtgggCTCTCAAGCCGGGCCACATTCCCTCGGCCAAGAATCTGCCCACCGCAAATATCTGGAACCCAGATGGAAGCTTCAAGAGCACCTTTGAgcttctcgccctcctccgccagcagATCGGTTACGGCGCCTCCCGCTCTTACGGCGAAATCATAGTCAGCTGTGGTGTGGGAGGTTTCGGCAGTGGGCTCCTGTTTACGTTAACGAGGGTACTGGGTTTCGGTGACAATGTGAAGTTCTATGATGGCAGCGCTCAGGAATGGAGTCGTCACTTTGATATGGAGAtctag
- a CDS encoding hypothetical protein (antiSMASH:Cluster_1; COG:S; EggNog:ENOG503P4GH) produces MSTTDGPPPFVEPYPGYAEENKGPTILGVTSTMTLLGTIFVAGRVYSRVISMGKIYLDDYITLFSICLCIIYVGLAGAAISHGGGRHLDTLSQEDVKKALYYTVISFVPGVSSFTIPKFAVVVLLRKLLNPGRAHRIVMWIVSIIYGLLALGMLVINFAQCTPARAQWLEADGKCWDRQITVDYAMALGIYSVLFDFYLAIYPTVVLFQLQLNWRKKLALSSSLGFGYCAGVITCYKCYTLSGLLEVKDFTYTVDDVVLWTNIEANCVIIGACIPCLYPLIRKVFGKSALGSSARPTGNSKSAGLRGGSTGPSNTVITIGSYAKNKGRKRGKSGSHMASNLDTINDLDADGKYIILEERSFHYSTTELTAQDAVAANSQVAQTKAARQEGW; encoded by the exons ATGTCTACCACTGACGGCCCGCCTCCCTTCGTGGAGCCCTATCCTGGATACGCTGAAGAGAACAAGGGGCCGACTATTTTGGGCGTAACTTCGACGATGACCTTGCTTGGAACTATCTTTGTTGCGGGAAGAGTGTACAGCAGAGTCATTTCGATGGGCAAGATCTATCTTGACGACTACATCACTCTGTTTTCCATT TGTCTATGCATTATCTACGTCGGCCTTGCTGGCGCCGCCATCTCccatggcggcggcagaCATTTGGACACGCTGAGCCAGGAGGACGTCAAAAAGGCCCTGTATTACACCGTTATTTCCTTCGTTCCTGGCGTGTCATCCTTCACGATCCCCAAGTTTGCCGTTGTCGTTTTGCTGCGCAAACTGCTGAACCCGGGGCGCGCCCACCGCATTGTCATGTGGATCGTCTCGATCATCTAcggcctcctcgccctcggtaTGCTCGTCATCAACTTCGCCCAATGCACCCCGGCCCGCGCACAGTGGCTGGAGGCTGATGGGAAATGCTGGGACCGGCAAATCACCGTCGACTATGCTATGGCGCTGGGAATCTATTCCGTTCTTTTCGACTTTTACCTCGCCATATATCCCACTGTCGTTCTCTTCCAACTTCAGCTCAactggaggaagaagctggCTCTTTCCTCCTCGTTGGGTTTCGGATATTGCGCTGGTGTCATCACTTGCTACAAGTGCTACACGCTGAGTGGCCTCCTGGAGGTCAAAGACTTTACATACACGGTCGACGACGTGGTTCTTTGGACAAA CATTGAAGCCAACTGTGTCATCATCGGCGCCTGCATCCCCTGCCTTTACCCTCTGATCCGGAAGGTGTTTGGCAAGTCTGCTCTCGGAAGCTCCGCCCGGCCGACGGGCAACTCCAAGTCAGCCGGCCTCCGGGGAGGGAGCACCGGACCGAGCAACACTGTCATTACCATCGGGTCTTATGCAAAGAACAAGGGCCGCAAGCGTGGCAAGTCGGGGTCGCACATGGCCTCTaacctcgacaccatcaacgACCTGGATGCCGACGGCAAGTACATCATCCTCGAGGAGCGGTCGTTCCACTACAGCACCACGGAGCTGACTGCACAGGACGCCGTTGCAGCAAATT